A genome region from Pseudomonas sp. N3-W includes the following:
- the iolC gene encoding bifunctional 5-dehydro-2-deoxygluconokinase/5-dehydro-2-deoxyphosphogluconate aldolase has product MGQTRFASGRQLDLICLGRLGVDLYAQQVGARLEDVSSFAKYLGGSSANIAFGTARLGLKSAMLSRVGDDHMGRFLLESLAREGCDVSGIKVDPERLTAMVLLGLKDRETFPLVFYRENCADMALRAEDISEAFIASSKALLITGTHFSTDGVYKASIQALDYAEKHNVKRILDIDYRPVLWGLAGKADGETRFVADQNVSQHVQKILPRFDLIVGTEEEFLIAGGAEDLLTALRNVRRLSAATLVVKLGPQGCTVIHGVIPVRLEDGAIYPGVQVEVLNVLGAGDAFMSGFLAGWLEDASDERCCQLANACGGLVVSRHACAPAMPTRAELDYLFNSPVPITRPDQDATLQRLHQVSVPRKQWRQLFIFAFDHRGQLVELAQKGGRDLSAIGELKQLFIKAVERVEADLREQGIDADVGLLADQRFGQDSLNAATGRGWWVARPVEVQGSRPLAFEHGRSIGSNLIAWPQEQIIKCLVQFHPDDEPMLRLEQEAQIKGLYQASQVSGHELLLEIIPPKDHPSTHPDVLYRALKRLYNLGIYPAWWKIEAQSSEEWKRLDELIQERDPYCRGVVLLGLNAPAAALAEGFQQASQSRTCRGFAVGRTIFQEPSRAWMAGEIDDKALIAQVQGTFVELIDAWRSARA; this is encoded by the coding sequence ATGGGCCAGACTCGTTTTGCCAGTGGGCGTCAATTGGATCTGATTTGCCTGGGGCGCCTTGGCGTCGATCTCTATGCGCAGCAAGTCGGGGCGCGATTGGAGGATGTGTCCAGTTTCGCCAAATACCTCGGTGGCTCGTCCGCCAACATCGCCTTTGGCACTGCGCGGCTGGGTCTGAAGTCGGCGATGCTGAGCCGGGTAGGCGATGACCACATGGGCCGTTTCCTGCTTGAGTCCCTGGCCCGTGAGGGCTGCGACGTCAGCGGCATCAAGGTCGATCCGGAGCGCCTGACCGCCATGGTCCTGCTGGGCCTCAAGGACCGCGAGACGTTCCCGCTGGTGTTCTACCGTGAAAATTGCGCCGACATGGCGCTGCGGGCCGAAGACATCAGCGAAGCCTTTATTGCCTCCAGCAAGGCACTGCTGATTACCGGCACCCATTTCTCCACCGACGGCGTGTACAAGGCGAGCATCCAGGCGCTGGACTACGCCGAAAAACACAACGTCAAACGCATTCTCGACATCGACTATCGCCCGGTACTGTGGGGGCTGGCGGGCAAGGCGGACGGCGAAACCCGTTTTGTCGCCGACCAGAACGTCAGCCAGCATGTGCAGAAAATCCTCCCGCGTTTTGACCTGATCGTCGGCACCGAAGAAGAGTTTCTGATTGCCGGCGGCGCCGAAGATCTGCTGACCGCACTGCGCAATGTGCGGCGCCTGAGCGCGGCGACGTTGGTGGTCAAGCTCGGCCCGCAAGGCTGCACGGTGATTCACGGGGTGATCCCGGTGCGTCTTGAAGACGGCGCGATCTACCCCGGCGTGCAAGTCGAGGTACTCAACGTGCTGGGCGCCGGCGATGCCTTCATGTCGGGCTTCCTCGCCGGGTGGCTGGAGGATGCCAGCGACGAACGCTGCTGCCAATTGGCCAATGCTTGCGGCGGTCTGGTGGTATCGCGCCATGCCTGTGCCCCGGCGATGCCGACCCGCGCCGAACTCGATTACCTGTTCAACAGCCCGGTGCCGATCACCCGTCCGGATCAGGACGCGACCCTGCAACGCCTGCATCAGGTCAGCGTGCCGCGCAAACAGTGGCGGCAGCTGTTCATCTTTGCCTTCGACCATCGCGGGCAATTGGTGGAACTGGCACAAAAGGGCGGTCGCGACCTGAGCGCCATCGGCGAACTCAAGCAACTGTTTATCAAGGCCGTGGAACGGGTCGAGGCCGATTTGCGCGAGCAGGGCATCGACGCCGATGTCGGCCTGCTGGCCGATCAGCGCTTCGGCCAGGACTCGCTGAACGCCGCCACCGGTCGTGGCTGGTGGGTCGCGCGGCCGGTGGAAGTGCAAGGTTCGCGGCCCTTGGCGTTCGAACACGGGCGCTCCATCGGCAGCAACCTGATTGCCTGGCCGCAGGAGCAGATCATCAAGTGCCTGGTGCAATTTCACCCGGATGACGAGCCGATGCTGCGTCTGGAGCAGGAAGCCCAGATCAAGGGTTTGTATCAGGCTTCGCAAGTCAGCGGCCATGAACTGCTGCTGGAAATCATTCCACCCAAGGATCATCCCTCGACGCACCCGGACGTGCTCTATCGCGCACTGAAACGCCTCTACAACCTCGGTATTTACCCGGCGTGGTGGAAGATCGAAGCGCAGAGTAGCGAGGAATGGAAACGCCTGGATGAGCTGATTCAGGAACGCGATCCGTACTGCCGGGGCGTGGTGCTGCTGGGCCTGAATGCCCCGGCGGCAGCGTTGGCCGAGGGCTTTCAGCAAGCCAGTCAGAGCCGCACTTGCCGTGGTTTTGCCGTGGGCCGGACGATTTTCCAGGAACCGAGCCGGGCGTGGATGGCCGGGGAAATTGATGACAAGGCGTTGATTGCTCAGGTGCAGGGCACGTTTGTCGAGTTGATTGATGCCTGGCGCAGTGCTCGCGCCTGA